The Paenibacillus sp. 481 DNA window CATATGGGAAACATGAACAGCTTAAAGATCTCTTTTGTTGTATTTTTATTCATATTAACTTATTATTACTCAATACTAACAAGGAGGTCACCTATACGTATGAAATATCAATTTATCGAAGAACTATCCCTGAACAACTGGCCGCCCCTATCCACTTTACTGTACGACGGCTGGATATTGCGCTTTGCCGATGGCTACACCAAACGCGCCAACTCGATTAACCCTATCCATGATTCGACCCACTCAACTATCGACTTAAACCTTAAAATCCAACATTGCGAGCAACTCTATTTTGACAACAACTTGCGTCCCACATACAAAATCACACCCTTTGTTCAACCGCCACATATCGATGAAGTCTTGGAAGAACAGGGCTACTCCTTAATCGATACGACAAGTGTCCAAACCTTAAACTTGGAAACGATCAACGAACCCCAACTACACGCCGTCCACATAGATGAACATGTGAATGCGGAGTGGTTAGCGGATTTTTGTAGACTCAACCATATTGATGACAAAT harbors:
- a CDS encoding GNAT family N-acetyltransferase: MKYQFIEELSLNNWPPLSTLLYDGWILRFADGYTKRANSINPIHDSTHSTIDLNLKIQHCEQLYFDNNLRPTYKITPFVQPPHIDEVLEEQGYSLIDTTSVQTLNLETINEPQLHAVHIDEHVNAEWLADFCRLNHIDDKYKRTMERMLSNIHTKKGFISLYREGQVVACGLGVIEREYIGLYDVVTDTSYRNQGFGEQMILNLLKWGKENGARYSYLAVVANNEPALRLYSKLGYAEVYKYWYRVKDSVQG